In one window of Cupriavidus necator N-1 DNA:
- a CDS encoding polyprenyl synthetase family protein: MTDFAQWMQAQGARTEAALQAALPDGNTVPHTLHEAMRYAALSGGKRVRPLLVHAAGEVSGAAPAACDAAACAVEMIHAYSLVHDDMPCMDDDDLRRGRPTVHKAYDEATALLVGDALQTQAFIVLAGAGAIAPAARLRLVAELALASGSTGMAGGQAIDLQNVGRAMTREALEAMHRMKTGALLRASVRMGALCGEIDAQGLAELDRYAAAVGLAFQVVDDILDVTADTATLGKTAGKDAAHDKPTYVSLMGLDPARALAGTLRAEAHEALAGFGERADRLRDLADLIVLRTH; this comes from the coding sequence ATGACCGACTTCGCCCAATGGATGCAGGCGCAGGGCGCCCGGACCGAAGCCGCGCTGCAGGCAGCGTTGCCCGATGGCAACACAGTGCCGCATACGCTGCACGAGGCCATGCGCTATGCTGCACTGAGCGGCGGCAAGCGCGTGCGGCCGCTGCTGGTGCATGCCGCCGGCGAGGTCAGCGGGGCGGCCCCGGCCGCCTGCGACGCGGCGGCCTGCGCGGTGGAGATGATCCACGCCTATTCGCTGGTGCACGACGACATGCCCTGCATGGATGACGACGACCTGCGCCGCGGCCGGCCCACCGTGCACAAGGCCTATGACGAGGCCACCGCCTTGCTGGTTGGCGACGCGCTGCAGACCCAGGCCTTTATCGTGCTGGCCGGTGCCGGGGCGATCGCGCCCGCGGCGCGGCTGCGGCTCGTGGCCGAACTGGCGCTGGCGTCGGGCTCGACCGGCATGGCCGGCGGCCAGGCTATCGACCTGCAGAACGTGGGCCGGGCCATGACGCGCGAGGCGCTTGAGGCCATGCACCGCATGAAAACCGGCGCGCTGTTGCGCGCCAGTGTGCGCATGGGTGCACTATGTGGTGAAATCGATGCCCAGGGACTGGCTGAGCTGGACCGCTATGCGGCGGCAGTGGGATTGGCGTTCCAGGTGGTTGACGATATTCTGGACGTCACTGCCGATACCGCCACGCTGGGCAAGACCGCCGGCAAGGACGCCGCCCATGACAAGCCGACCTATGTATCGCTGATGGGACTTGACCCGGCACGCGCACTGGCCGGGACGCTGCGCGCAGAGGCACACGAGGCGCTGGCCGGCTTTGGCGAGCGCGCGGACCGCCTGCGGGACCTGGCGGACCTGATCGTGCTGCGCACACATTAA
- a CDS encoding exodeoxyribonuclease VII small subunit, whose translation MPKTMTAPVQTDDTTAASAPPASYEAAMAELETLVASMESGELPLEASLAAYRRGAELVRYCQQKLERVEQQVKVLEGDVLKPLAGEGSGANGGNGGASGADDE comes from the coding sequence ATGCCAAAAACGATGACCGCTCCGGTCCAGACCGACGACACCACCGCGGCCTCGGCGCCGCCCGCTTCCTACGAAGCGGCAATGGCCGAGCTCGAGACCCTGGTGGCCAGCATGGAGAGCGGCGAACTGCCGCTTGAGGCATCGCTGGCGGCCTACCGCCGGGGCGCCGAACTGGTGCGCTACTGCCAGCAAAAGCTGGAGCGCGTTGAGCAGCAGGTCAAGGTGCTGGAGGGCGACGTGCTCAAGCCGCTGGCCGGCGAAGGCAGCGGTGCAAACGGTGGCAATGGCGGCGCGTCGGGGGCGGACGACGAATGA
- a CDS encoding DMT family transporter — translation MQSLWMLFAAFAFSLMGVGVKLASDLYTTGEIVFYRGLISVVIMWVLLSSRGVPVRTPYMLSHIKRSVFGVTALMLWFTSISLLPLATAMTLNYMSPVWIALILGAGAALAGTGGNADRRLVLAILLSFAGVICLLQPSVGKDQLTGGLVGLISGMFTALAYVEVRQLGQLGEPEGRIVFYFSLVGMIAGLAWMLLGGTSPHTWYGAGLLLAIGILATLGQTAMTRAYKRGNTLLTANLQYAGIVFSSVWGMLIWSDRLNWLSWLGMGLIIASGIATTLMRARQGTDAKPTPATPVKSPEAEVHPEV, via the coding sequence ATGCAATCGCTCTGGATGCTGTTCGCCGCCTTCGCCTTCTCGTTGATGGGGGTTGGCGTCAAGCTGGCATCCGATCTCTACACCACCGGCGAGATCGTCTTCTACCGCGGTCTGATCAGCGTGGTCATCATGTGGGTGCTGCTGTCCTCGCGCGGGGTCCCGGTGCGCACGCCCTACATGCTGTCGCACATCAAGCGCAGCGTGTTCGGCGTGACCGCGCTGATGCTGTGGTTCACCTCGATCTCGCTGCTGCCGCTGGCCACCGCGATGACGCTGAACTACATGTCGCCGGTATGGATCGCGCTGATCCTGGGCGCCGGCGCGGCGCTGGCCGGCACCGGCGGCAATGCCGACCGGCGCCTGGTGCTGGCGATCCTGCTGTCCTTTGCCGGCGTGATCTGCCTGTTGCAGCCTTCAGTCGGCAAGGACCAGCTGACCGGCGGCCTGGTCGGACTGATCTCGGGCATGTTCACGGCGCTGGCCTATGTCGAGGTGCGCCAGCTCGGCCAGCTGGGCGAGCCCGAGGGCCGCATCGTGTTCTATTTCTCGCTGGTCGGGATGATCGCCGGACTCGCGTGGATGCTGCTGGGCGGCACCAGCCCGCACACCTGGTACGGCGCCGGCCTGCTGCTGGCCATCGGCATCCTGGCCACGCTGGGCCAGACCGCGATGACGCGCGCCTACAAGCGCGGCAACACGCTGCTGACCGCCAACCTGCAATACGCCGGCATCGTCTTCTCCAGCGTGTGGGGCATGCTGATCTGGTCTGACCGCCTGAACTGGCTGTCTTGGCTGGGCATGGGGCTGATCATCGCCAGCGGCATCGCCACCACGCTGATGCGCGCGCGCCAGGGCACCGATGCCAAGCCCACGCCGGCCACGCCGGTCAAGTCGCCGGAGGCGGAAGTCCATCCCGAGGTGTAG
- a CDS encoding ZIP family metal transporter — translation MRAERRGRPVPPPREPIIHSTLLYILLAATISGVGSIFGAALLSLTVASRVVERMVSFSVGVLLATALLHSLPEAFESGADPRALFGTLLAGLLGFFLLEKISLLRHSHHHEGDGHHHHHGHDREEAGRSGLTILVGDTFHNFADGIVIAAAFLADPHIGVVTALAIAAHEIPQEVGDFIVLLNAGFSKARAFAFNLLSSLAAIAGGVVGYFLLDQLSGWIPYVLVIAASSFLYIAVSDLMPQMQRKPRWRESAIQVVLVAAGISAIVFITNGVHESHSHGGHGHIAPAAPIASSR, via the coding sequence ATGCGGGCGGAACGGCGGGGCCGCCCGGTACCGCCACCCCGGGAGCCCATCATCCATTCGACGCTTTTGTATATCCTGCTCGCCGCCACGATCTCGGGGGTGGGCAGCATCTTCGGGGCGGCGCTGCTGTCGCTGACCGTGGCGTCCCGCGTGGTCGAGCGCATGGTGAGCTTTTCGGTGGGCGTGCTGCTGGCCACCGCGCTGCTGCATTCGCTGCCCGAGGCATTCGAGTCCGGCGCCGACCCGCGCGCGCTGTTCGGCACGCTGCTGGCGGGGCTGCTGGGTTTCTTCCTGCTGGAAAAGATCTCGCTGCTGCGCCACTCGCACCACCACGAGGGCGACGGGCACCACCACCATCACGGCCATGACCGCGAGGAAGCGGGCCGCAGCGGCCTGACCATCCTGGTCGGCGACACCTTCCACAATTTTGCCGACGGCATCGTGATCGCGGCGGCCTTCCTGGCCGATCCGCATATCGGCGTGGTCACCGCGCTGGCGATCGCGGCGCACGAGATCCCGCAGGAAGTGGGCGACTTCATCGTGCTGCTCAACGCCGGTTTCTCCAAGGCGCGTGCCTTCGCCTTCAACCTGCTGTCGAGCCTGGCGGCCATCGCCGGCGGTGTGGTCGGGTATTTCCTGCTCGACCAGCTGAGCGGCTGGATCCCGTACGTGCTGGTGATTGCCGCCAGCAGCTTCCTCTATATCGCGGTCAGCGACCTGATGCCCCAGATGCAGCGCAAGCCGCGCTGGCGCGAGTCGGCGATCCAGGTGGTGCTGGTGGCTGCGGGCATCTCGGCGATCGTCTTCATCACCAACGGCGTGCACGAGAGTCACAGCCACGGCGGGCACGGCCATATCGCGCCCGCCGCGCCCATTGCCTCGTCACGCTGA
- the folE2 gene encoding GTP cyclohydrolase FolE2 has translation MNDINPAFIMPDVQSSPDTRQIPIQRVGVKGVRYPVTLKTPTGIVPTVGTFNLDVHLPADQKGTHMSRFVALLEEERAPLELASFRLMLDKMLEKLEAEAGRIEVTFPYFISKIAPVSGVESLLDYEVTLTGEVRNGATRVFLKALVPVTSLCPCSKKISQYGAHNQRSHITMDVELAGELPVEALVRMAEEEASCELWGLLKRPDEKFVTERAYENPKFVEDLVRDIAMRLNADDRIVAYVLEAENFESIHNHSAYAVIERDKRVD, from the coding sequence ATGAATGACATCAACCCCGCCTTCATCATGCCCGACGTCCAGTCGAGCCCCGACACCCGCCAGATCCCCATCCAGCGTGTCGGCGTCAAGGGCGTGCGTTACCCCGTGACCCTGAAGACCCCGACCGGCATCGTGCCGACCGTGGGCACCTTCAATCTCGACGTGCACCTGCCGGCGGACCAGAAGGGCACGCATATGTCGCGCTTCGTCGCGCTGCTGGAAGAAGAGCGCGCACCGCTGGAGCTGGCCAGCTTCCGGCTGATGCTGGACAAGATGCTGGAGAAGCTGGAGGCCGAGGCTGGCCGCATCGAGGTCACCTTCCCGTACTTCATCAGCAAGATCGCGCCGGTGTCGGGCGTGGAGTCGCTGCTGGACTACGAGGTCACGCTGACCGGCGAAGTGCGCAACGGCGCCACGCGCGTGTTCCTGAAGGCGCTGGTGCCGGTGACCAGCCTGTGCCCGTGCTCGAAGAAGATCTCGCAGTACGGCGCGCACAACCAGCGTTCGCATATCACCATGGACGTGGAGCTGGCCGGCGAGCTGCCGGTGGAAGCGCTGGTCCGCATGGCCGAGGAAGAGGCCTCGTGCGAGCTGTGGGGCCTGCTCAAGCGCCCCGACGAGAAGTTCGTCACCGAGCGCGCCTATGAAAATCCCAAGTTCGTCGAGGACCTGGTGCGCGATATCGCCATGCGGCTGAATGCGGATGACCGCATCGTGGCGTATGTGCTGGAGGCGGAGAACTTTGAGTCGATCCACAACCACAGCGCGTATGCCGTGATCGAGCGGGACAAGCGCGTCGACTGA
- a CDS encoding sulfurtransferase has product MQKPLISVTALQSLLATPDGCVVIDCSFDLADPAAGREAYRTGHLPDAFYLHLDNELSGPKTGSNGRHPLPDADDLAARLQALGVDNDTPVVAYDAQGGMFAARLWWLLRWLGHDAVAVLDGGKDAWVKAGLPLEHDAAQEPEFPGKFQRRKSLVPTVDAAALVDNLERATLLVVDARAPDRFRGENETLDPVGGHIPGAVNRFFKDNLGTDGRFKPAETLRAEFGAVLGARAPAQAVMQCGSGVTACHNLLALEAAGLGGAALYPGSWSEWCADPARPVATGAA; this is encoded by the coding sequence ATGCAGAAACCGCTGATTTCCGTCACCGCACTGCAATCGCTGCTGGCCACGCCCGACGGCTGCGTCGTGATCGACTGCAGCTTCGATCTGGCCGACCCGGCGGCCGGCCGCGAGGCCTATCGTACCGGCCACCTGCCCGACGCCTTCTACCTGCACCTGGACAACGAGCTGTCCGGCCCCAAGACCGGCAGCAACGGCCGCCACCCCCTGCCCGACGCCGACGACCTGGCGGCGCGCCTGCAGGCGCTGGGCGTGGACAACGACACCCCGGTAGTGGCCTACGATGCGCAGGGCGGCATGTTCGCCGCGCGGCTGTGGTGGCTGCTGCGCTGGCTCGGCCACGATGCCGTGGCCGTGCTCGACGGCGGCAAGGACGCCTGGGTCAAGGCCGGCCTGCCGCTGGAACACGATGCCGCGCAAGAGCCGGAGTTCCCCGGCAAGTTCCAACGCCGCAAGTCGCTGGTGCCGACCGTCGACGCCGCCGCGCTGGTGGACAACCTCGAACGCGCCACGCTGCTGGTGGTGGATGCGCGCGCCCCCGACCGCTTCCGCGGCGAGAACGAGACGCTGGACCCGGTTGGCGGCCATATCCCCGGCGCAGTCAATCGCTTCTTCAAAGACAACCTGGGGACGGACGGCCGCTTCAAGCCAGCCGAGACCCTGCGCGCGGAATTCGGCGCAGTGCTGGGCGCGCGCGCGCCGGCGCAGGCAGTGATGCAGTGCGGCTCGGGCGTCACGGCCTGCCACAACCTGCTGGCGCTGGAAGCGGCCGGCCTGGGCGGCGCGGCGCTGTATCCGGGATCATGGAGCGAATGGTGCGCCGACCCGGCGCGCCCGGTCGCTACCGGGGCCGCCTGA
- the rpsU gene encoding 30S ribosomal protein S21, whose protein sequence is MTTIHLKENEPFEVAMRRFKRTIEKNGLLPELRAREFYEKPTAARKRKKAAAEKRHYKRIRSQMLPKKLY, encoded by the coding sequence ATGACCACGATCCATCTCAAGGAAAACGAGCCTTTTGAAGTTGCCATGCGCCGTTTCAAGCGCACCATAGAGAAGAACGGGCTGCTCCCGGAACTGCGGGCGCGCGAGTTTTACGAAAAGCCCACCGCCGCGCGCAAGCGCAAGAAGGCAGCCGCGGAAAAGCGCCATTACAAGCGCATCCGCAGCCAGATGCTGCCGAAGAAGCTGTACTGA
- a CDS encoding aromatic ring-hydroxylating oxygenase subunit alpha, whose amino-acid sequence MSNLSTALKLAPADTQLPVGVYFDEALHQQELELLFRNGPGYIGHELMVPEVGDYHTLRAEDEGRMLVRNAAGIELMSNVCRHRQAIMLNGRGNAQNIVCPLHRWTYDLKGELLGAPHFDKQPCLHLKRSPLQNWNGLLFDGKRDVRADLARLGVAQDLNFDGYMLDHVEVHECDYNWKTFIEVYLEDYHVVPFHPGLGSFVSCDDLKWEFGEWHSVQTVGLHAGLKRPGSPTYQKWHDAVLRFNDGVLPKHGAIWLTYYPNIMVEWYPNVLVISTLHPVGPRKTRNVVEFYYPEEIALFEREFVEAERAAYMETCIEDDEIAERMDAGRLALLKRGTSEVGPYQSPMEDGMQHFHEWYRRAMAYAG is encoded by the coding sequence ATGTCCAATCTCAGCACCGCGCTCAAGCTGGCGCCGGCTGATACGCAACTGCCCGTCGGCGTCTATTTCGACGAAGCGCTGCATCAACAAGAACTCGAACTGCTGTTCAGGAATGGCCCGGGCTATATCGGCCACGAGCTGATGGTTCCGGAAGTCGGCGACTACCACACGCTCAGGGCCGAGGACGAAGGCCGCATGCTGGTACGCAACGCCGCGGGCATCGAACTGATGTCCAACGTCTGCCGCCACCGCCAGGCCATCATGCTCAACGGCCGCGGCAATGCGCAGAACATCGTCTGCCCCCTGCACCGCTGGACCTACGACCTGAAGGGCGAGCTGCTCGGCGCGCCGCATTTCGACAAGCAACCCTGCCTGCACCTGAAGCGCTCGCCGCTGCAGAACTGGAACGGCCTGCTGTTCGACGGCAAGCGCGACGTGCGCGCCGACCTGGCCAGGCTGGGCGTGGCGCAGGACCTGAACTTCGACGGCTACATGCTGGACCACGTCGAGGTGCACGAGTGCGACTACAACTGGAAGACCTTTATCGAGGTCTATCTGGAGGACTACCACGTCGTGCCGTTCCACCCGGGGCTGGGCAGCTTCGTCTCGTGCGACGACCTCAAATGGGAGTTCGGCGAGTGGCACAGCGTGCAGACCGTGGGCCTGCATGCCGGCCTGAAGCGCCCCGGCAGCCCGACGTACCAGAAGTGGCACGACGCGGTGCTGCGCTTCAACGACGGCGTGCTGCCCAAGCACGGCGCGATCTGGCTGACCTACTACCCCAACATCATGGTGGAGTGGTACCCGAACGTGCTGGTGATCTCGACGCTGCACCCGGTCGGCCCGCGCAAGACGCGCAATGTGGTGGAGTTCTACTACCCCGAGGAAATCGCGCTGTTCGAGCGCGAGTTCGTCGAGGCCGAGCGCGCCGCCTACATGGAAACCTGCATCGAGGACGACGAGATCGCCGAGCGCATGGATGCCGGCCGGCTGGCGCTGCTCAAGCGCGGCACCAGCGAGGTCGGCCCGTACCAGTCGCCGATGGAAGACGGCATGCAGCATTTCCATGAGTGGTATCGCCGCGCCATGGCTTACGCTGGCTAG
- a CDS encoding BaiN/RdsA family NAD(P)/FAD-dependent oxidoreductase, translating to MSGATSARTGRYDVAVLGAGAAGMMCAAVAGQNGARVVLIDHATKLAEKIRISGGGRCNFTNLQAGPANYLSSNPHFCRSALARYTPQDFLGLMRRYGIDWHEKHRGQLFCNDSAEDVIAMLRAECDTGHVRWQTGCTVAEIRREGDDFLLLTATGTVRAGALVVATGGLSIPKIGATDFGYRIARQFGLGIVETRPALVPLTFDGKDWAPFAPLAGVSLEVDVATGNGKAAGAFREDLLWTHRGLSGPAVLQISSYWRPGTPIAIDLFDGEDAAAWLLEQKAGSRKHLGNLLAQRLPARLADAWCAASGVDAAMPLHDVTDKALRKLGATLNGWRIVPSGTEGYRKAEVTLGGVDTRALSSTTMMAREVPGLYFIGEVVDVTGWLGGYNFQWAWASAVAAGQAAAEASRTASAGQSVAQG from the coding sequence ATGAGCGGGGCAACATCGGCCCGGACGGGCCGGTATGACGTGGCCGTGCTGGGTGCGGGCGCGGCCGGCATGATGTGTGCCGCCGTGGCCGGCCAGAACGGCGCGCGCGTGGTGCTGATCGACCATGCCACCAAGCTGGCCGAGAAGATCCGCATTTCGGGCGGCGGGCGCTGCAATTTCACCAACCTGCAGGCCGGGCCCGCCAACTACCTGTCGTCCAATCCGCACTTCTGCCGCTCTGCGCTGGCGCGCTACACGCCGCAGGATTTCCTTGGCCTGATGCGCCGCTACGGCATCGACTGGCACGAGAAGCATCGCGGCCAGCTGTTCTGCAACGACAGCGCCGAAGACGTGATCGCCATGCTGCGCGCCGAATGCGACACCGGCCATGTGCGCTGGCAGACCGGCTGCACCGTGGCCGAGATCCGGCGCGAGGGCGACGATTTCCTGTTGCTCACCGCCACCGGCACGGTGCGGGCCGGGGCGCTGGTGGTGGCCACCGGCGGGCTGTCGATCCCCAAGATCGGCGCCACCGACTTTGGCTACCGCATCGCGCGGCAGTTCGGGCTGGGCATCGTCGAAACCCGGCCGGCGCTGGTACCGCTGACCTTCGATGGCAAGGACTGGGCGCCGTTCGCGCCGCTGGCCGGCGTGTCGCTGGAAGTGGATGTCGCCACCGGCAACGGCAAGGCGGCCGGGGCCTTCCGCGAAGACCTGCTGTGGACGCACCGTGGCCTGTCCGGCCCCGCCGTGCTGCAGATCTCCAGCTACTGGCGCCCCGGCACGCCGATCGCCATCGACCTGTTTGATGGCGAGGATGCCGCCGCCTGGCTGCTGGAGCAAAAGGCCGGCAGCCGCAAGCACCTGGGCAACCTGCTGGCGCAACGGCTGCCGGCGCGGCTGGCCGATGCCTGGTGCGCGGCCTCGGGCGTGGATGCAGCCATGCCGCTGCATGATGTGACCGACAAGGCCCTGCGCAAGCTGGGCGCCACGCTCAACGGCTGGCGCATCGTGCCGTCTGGCACCGAGGGCTACCGCAAGGCCGAGGTCACGCTGGGCGGGGTCGACACGCGGGCGCTGTCATCCACCACCATGATGGCCCGCGAGGTGCCGGGCCTGTATTTCATCGGCGAGGTGGTGGACGTGACCGGCTGGCTGGGTGGCTACAACTTCCAGTGGGCCTGGGCCTCCGCAGTGGCGGCGGGGCAGGCCGCGGCAGAGGCATCGCGCACTGCTTCGGCAGGGCAATCGGTAGCCCAAGGATAG
- the dxs gene encoding 1-deoxy-D-xylulose-5-phosphate synthase, with translation MTYALLNKIDAPADLRKLDRRELQTLADELRAYVLESVSQTGGHLSSNLGTVELTIALHYVFNTPDDRLVWDVGHQSYPHKILTGRRERMGTLRQWGGISGFPRRSESEYDTFGTAHSSTSISAALGMALGARTLGEKRVSVAVIGDGAMTAGMAFEALNNAGVYKDLPLVVVLNDNDMSISPPVGALNRHLARLLSGQFYAATKKGIEKVLSVAPPVLEFAKRFEEHAKGMMVPATLFEEFGFNYIGPIDGHDLNSLVPTLLNIRQRALEGAGPQFLHVVTKKGQGYKLAEADPILYHGPGKFNPAEGIRPAAKPARKTYTQVFGDWLCDMAAADKRLVGITPAMREGSGMVEFEKRFPDRYYDVGIAEQHAVTFAGGLACEGLKPVVAIYSTFLQRGYDQLIHDVALQNLPVVFALDRAGLVGADGATHAGAYDIAYLRCIPNMMVMTPSDENECRQLLTTAFHQTCPSAVRYPRGSGPGAAIAAELTTVPVGKGVMRREGGARAGHRVGFLAFGSMVHPALGAAEALDAAVADMRFVKPLDVELVKRLAAENDYLVTVEEGSVMGGAGSAVLEALAEAGIDKPVLTLGLPDRFVDHGDPAYLLQQCGLDATGIERSVRERFGLDQPKVTVASRVA, from the coding sequence ATGACCTACGCACTTCTCAACAAGATTGACGCCCCCGCAGACCTGCGCAAGCTCGACCGGCGCGAGCTCCAGACCCTGGCGGACGAACTGCGCGCCTATGTGCTGGAGTCGGTCTCACAGACCGGCGGCCACCTGTCGTCCAACCTGGGCACGGTAGAGCTGACCATCGCGCTGCACTACGTCTTCAACACCCCGGACGACCGGCTGGTGTGGGACGTGGGCCACCAGAGCTATCCGCACAAGATCCTGACCGGGCGCCGCGAGCGCATGGGCACGCTGCGCCAGTGGGGCGGCATCTCGGGCTTCCCGCGCCGCAGCGAGAGCGAATACGACACCTTCGGCACGGCGCATTCGTCGACCTCGATCTCGGCCGCGCTGGGCATGGCGCTGGGCGCGCGCACGCTGGGCGAGAAGCGCGTCTCGGTGGCGGTGATCGGCGACGGCGCCATGACCGCAGGCATGGCTTTCGAGGCGCTGAACAACGCCGGCGTCTACAAGGACCTGCCGCTGGTGGTGGTGCTCAACGACAACGACATGTCGATCTCGCCGCCGGTGGGCGCGCTCAACCGCCACCTGGCGCGGCTCTTGAGCGGCCAGTTCTACGCGGCCACCAAGAAGGGCATCGAGAAAGTCCTGTCGGTGGCGCCGCCGGTGCTGGAGTTCGCCAAGCGCTTCGAGGAACATGCCAAGGGCATGATGGTGCCGGCCACGCTGTTCGAGGAATTCGGCTTCAACTACATCGGGCCGATCGACGGCCATGACCTGAACTCGCTGGTGCCGACGCTACTGAATATCCGCCAGCGCGCGCTCGAGGGTGCCGGCCCGCAGTTCCTGCACGTGGTGACCAAGAAGGGCCAGGGCTACAAGCTGGCCGAGGCCGACCCGATCCTGTACCACGGCCCGGGCAAGTTCAATCCGGCCGAGGGCATCCGCCCCGCGGCCAAGCCGGCGCGCAAGACCTACACGCAGGTGTTCGGCGACTGGCTGTGCGACATGGCCGCGGCCGACAAGCGCCTGGTCGGCATTACCCCGGCGATGCGCGAGGGCTCGGGCATGGTCGAGTTCGAGAAGCGCTTCCCGGACCGCTACTACGACGTGGGCATCGCCGAGCAGCACGCCGTGACCTTTGCCGGTGGCCTGGCCTGCGAAGGCCTGAAGCCGGTGGTGGCGATCTACTCGACCTTCCTGCAGCGCGGCTATGACCAGCTGATCCACGACGTGGCGCTGCAGAACCTGCCGGTGGTGTTCGCGCTGGACCGCGCCGGCCTGGTCGGCGCCGACGGCGCCACGCACGCGGGCGCCTACGATATCGCCTACCTGCGCTGCATCCCCAACATGATGGTGATGACGCCGTCCGACGAGAACGAATGCCGTCAGCTGCTGACCACGGCATTCCACCAGACCTGCCCGAGCGCCGTGCGCTATCCGCGCGGCTCCGGCCCGGGCGCCGCCATTGCCGCCGAGCTCACCACCGTGCCGGTCGGCAAGGGCGTGATGCGCCGCGAGGGCGGTGCGCGCGCGGGGCATCGCGTGGGCTTCCTGGCGTTCGGCTCGATGGTGCACCCGGCCCTGGGTGCCGCCGAGGCACTGGACGCCGCGGTCGCCGACATGCGCTTCGTCAAGCCGCTCGACGTGGAACTGGTCAAGCGCCTGGCCGCGGAGAACGACTACCTGGTGACGGTGGAAGAGGGCAGCGTGATGGGCGGCGCCGGCAGCGCTGTGCTCGAAGCGCTGGCCGAGGCCGGCATCGACAAGCCGGTGCTGACGCTGGGCCTGCCCGACCGCTTCGTCGACCACGGCGACCCGGCCTACCTGCTGCAGCAATGCGGCCTGGACGCGACCGGCATCGAGCGCTCGGTGCGCGAGCGCTTCGGGCTGGACCAGCCCAAGGTCACGGTCGCCTCGCGCGTGGCCTGA
- the tsaD gene encoding tRNA (adenosine(37)-N6)-threonylcarbamoyltransferase complex transferase subunit TsaD translates to MLVLGIESSCDETGLALYDTGTGLLAHALHSQIAMHRDYGGVVPELASRDHIRRVLPLLEQVLADAGRTRQDIDAIAFTQGPGLAGALLVGASVANALGFALNVPMVGVHHLEGHLLSPLLTREPPPFPFVALLVSGGHTQLMEVRGIGDYTLLGETLDDAAGEAFDKTAKLLGLGYPGGPEVSRLAEFGIPGAFALPRPMLHSGNLDFSFAGLKTAVLTQTRKLANTCEQDRANLARAFVDAIVDVLAAKSMAALKQTGHKRLVVAGGVGANRQLRERLDQMGKQRKIDVYYPDLAFCTDNGAMIAFAGAMRLQAAPELARHEYGYGVTPRWDLADIRLPSAA, encoded by the coding sequence ATGCTTGTCCTCGGCATCGAATCCTCCTGCGACGAAACCGGCCTCGCCCTCTATGACACCGGGACCGGCCTGCTCGCGCATGCGCTGCACTCGCAGATCGCCATGCACCGCGACTACGGCGGCGTGGTGCCGGAACTGGCGTCGCGCGACCATATCCGCCGCGTGCTGCCGCTGCTGGAGCAGGTGCTGGCCGATGCCGGCCGCACCCGCCAGGACATCGACGCCATCGCCTTCACCCAGGGCCCCGGCCTGGCCGGCGCACTGCTGGTGGGCGCCTCGGTGGCCAATGCCCTGGGCTTCGCGCTGAACGTGCCGATGGTGGGCGTGCATCACCTGGAAGGCCACCTGCTGTCGCCGCTGCTGACGCGCGAGCCGCCGCCCTTCCCGTTCGTGGCGCTGCTGGTGTCGGGCGGGCATACGCAACTGATGGAAGTGCGCGGCATCGGCGACTACACGCTGTTGGGCGAAACCCTGGACGACGCCGCCGGCGAAGCTTTCGACAAGACCGCCAAGCTGCTGGGGCTGGGCTATCCGGGCGGCCCGGAAGTGTCGCGGCTGGCCGAATTCGGCATCCCCGGCGCCTTTGCGCTGCCGCGGCCGATGCTGCATTCGGGCAACCTGGATTTCTCCTTCGCCGGGCTGAAGACCGCGGTGCTGACGCAAACCCGCAAGCTCGCCAACACCTGCGAACAGGACCGCGCCAACCTGGCGCGCGCCTTTGTCGATGCCATTGTCGACGTGCTGGCCGCCAAGTCGATGGCGGCGCTCAAGCAGACCGGGCACAAGCGGCTGGTGGTGGCGGGAGGCGTGGGTGCCAACCGGCAGTTGCGCGAGCGGCTGGACCAGATGGGCAAGCAGCGCAAGATCGACGTGTATTACCCGGACCTGGCGTTCTGCACCGACAACGGCGCGATGATCGCGTTTGCCGGCGCGATGCGGCTGCAGGCCGCGCCCGAACTGGCGCGGCACGAGTATGGCTACGGCGTGACGCCGCGCTGGGACCTGGCGGATATCCGCCTGCCTTCGGCGGCCTGA